One genomic segment of Vibrio penaeicida includes these proteins:
- a CDS encoding NAD(P)-dependent oxidoreductase, translating into MKVSFIGLGVMGFPMAGHLVNAGFEVTVFNRTYAKAQAWQEKYKGNIAETVAECVKEADVVLTCVGNDDDVRSMTTSESGALVNMKQGAILVDHTTTSAQLAEELETASKNAGIQFMDAPVSGGQAGAENGVLTIMCGGDQALFDALQPIFNAYGKSSVLMGRVGQGQRAKMVNQICIAGVLNGLSEGLLLAEKSGLDIPTLVNCLKNGAAGSWQMENRAETMSQDKFDFGFAIDWMIKDLGFCLDEANKQGLQLPLTEKTNNAYKALSESGEGRMDTSVLLKAVRREAEKG; encoded by the coding sequence ATGAAAGTGAGTTTTATCGGATTAGGTGTGATGGGTTTTCCCATGGCTGGACACTTAGTGAATGCAGGTTTTGAAGTTACCGTATTCAACCGAACGTATGCTAAAGCGCAGGCATGGCAGGAAAAGTACAAAGGCAACATTGCAGAAACCGTTGCCGAGTGCGTGAAAGAAGCCGACGTTGTTTTAACTTGTGTGGGTAATGATGATGATGTTCGTAGTATGACGACCAGTGAATCTGGCGCACTAGTGAACATGAAGCAAGGCGCGATTTTAGTCGACCACACCACCACGTCTGCTCAATTGGCTGAAGAACTGGAAACGGCTTCGAAGAATGCGGGTATTCAATTTATGGATGCTCCGGTATCGGGCGGGCAGGCGGGGGCTGAAAATGGCGTTCTGACCATCATGTGTGGCGGCGACCAAGCTTTGTTTGATGCGTTACAGCCAATATTTAATGCTTATGGCAAGTCCTCCGTTTTGATGGGAAGAGTAGGGCAAGGGCAACGCGCAAAAATGGTCAACCAAATCTGTATTGCTGGTGTGCTTAATGGTCTTTCCGAAGGGTTACTTCTGGCTGAAAAGTCGGGTTTAGATATCCCGACTTTGGTGAATTGCTTGAAGAATGGCGCAGCGGGATCTTGGCAAATGGAGAATCGAGCCGAAACCATGTCGCAAGACAAATTCGATTTTGGTTTCGCCATCGATTGGATGATCAAAGACTTAGGTTTCTGTCTAGATGAAGCCAATAAGCAAGGGCTTCAATTGCCATTGACCGAGAAAACCAATAACGCTTATAAGGCTTTGTCTGAATCCGGTGAAGGTAGAATGGACACATCGGTATTACTAAAAGCAGTGCGTCGTGAAGCCGAGAAAGGCTAA
- a CDS encoding rhomboid family intramembrane serine protease: MTKQCPKCDNSQLKATQYESEEIDICLECGGLWFEKNEVNRLIDEVYDGPIGECYSEHFGEELGESEYLCPDCAKPMERHHLLQSYQHEIDICRSCDGSWIDKDELEAVERSPELRKVLGELNQKISWKTYLFQFLTQMPVEYNLKPKTLPWCNWIIIALNCIIFSLYAFSYETTDWVIEHLAMTPADILAGRELWTLVTATFLHGDLMHLAGNMYFLYVVGDNIEDAVGHKKYLALYFFCGIAASLVSFASNMDGLIPSVGASGAIAGFFGIYLLWFRHASLTFMIVVFQKKISPILFFIIWLGFNLFGMIMANQGVDYAAHLGGFFAGLLVAYWMKERVLADNPMINLLSHDAVKIQR; this comes from the coding sequence ATGACTAAGCAGTGCCCAAAATGTGATAACTCCCAATTGAAAGCCACGCAATACGAAAGTGAAGAAATTGATATTTGCTTAGAATGTGGTGGGCTTTGGTTTGAAAAAAACGAAGTGAACCGACTGATCGATGAAGTCTATGACGGTCCTATAGGTGAATGCTACAGCGAGCATTTTGGTGAAGAATTGGGTGAATCAGAATACCTATGCCCAGATTGCGCCAAGCCAATGGAGCGCCACCATTTATTGCAAAGCTATCAGCATGAAATCGACATTTGCCGCTCATGTGACGGAAGTTGGATTGATAAAGATGAATTGGAAGCGGTGGAGCGTAGCCCTGAACTCCGTAAAGTCTTGGGAGAATTGAACCAAAAAATCAGCTGGAAAACGTATCTCTTTCAATTCTTGACTCAAATGCCTGTCGAATACAATTTGAAACCCAAGACATTACCTTGGTGTAACTGGATCATCATCGCCCTTAACTGCATCATTTTTTCTCTGTATGCATTCAGTTATGAAACTACCGATTGGGTTATCGAACACCTTGCCATGACGCCAGCGGACATCTTGGCGGGAAGAGAATTATGGACACTCGTGACGGCCACGTTCTTGCATGGCGACCTTATGCACTTAGCCGGAAACATGTACTTTTTGTATGTGGTTGGAGACAACATAGAAGACGCCGTAGGGCATAAGAAGTACCTTGCTCTCTACTTCTTCTGTGGGATTGCTGCCTCATTGGTGAGTTTTGCATCCAATATGGATGGCTTAATCCCATCAGTTGGCGCGAGTGGCGCGATAGCGGGCTTCTTTGGTATTTACTTGTTGTGGTTCCGCCACGCAAGCTTGACGTTTATGATTGTTGTTTTCCAAAAGAAAATCTCGCCGATTCTTTTCTTTATCATATGGTTAGGGTTTAACCTCTTTGGAATGATCATGGCGAACCAAGGTGTGGATTACGCTGCGCACTTGGGAGGCTTCTTCGCCGGTTTGCTAGTGGCTTACTGGATGAAAGAGCGAGTATTGGCGGACAACCCAATGATCAACTTGCTCAGCCACGATGCGGTCAAGATTCAGCGCTAA